The following are encoded in a window of Geobacter metallireducens GS-15 genomic DNA:
- a CDS encoding mannose-1-phosphate guanyltransferase: protein MKAVIMAGGFGTRIQPLTSSIPKPMIPLLNRPIMLHIVELLKKYEITDLVMLLYHQPAVIKNFFRDGTDFGVKITYVTPLQDMGTAGAVKCAEKFLDERFLVISGDLLTDFNLQKIIDSHEDNKALATITLTSVKDPLQFGVVITDKEKRITQFLEKPGWGEVISDTINTGIYVFEPEIFAHIPEEENYDFSQDLFPKLLEQQKPLFGYTAKGYWRDIGNTDSYREAHHDIFKGKVNVKIDEAKQDLVGKDLRLGSDVNLDEHVTLEGTVVVGDNSQVFESAHIKDTVIGRNCTIEPGVRLNRCVIWDNVYVKKGAKLNDGVLCSNVRVGHGVVMEEGVIVADDTSIGEEAYIKRDVKIWPRKVIEAGATVTGNLIWGEKWKKSLFEGAMVKGLTNMELTPEFVAKLGCAYGTMLPKGSHIISGRDSYRSCRMLKRSFIGGLLSAGINVRDLTMVPMPVLRYKLRTFGEVGGIYFRQAIDDPASTEIVFLDGDGLDFSSSMGKNVERIFFKENFRRAHHTEPGALSEIPQQVTDFYREGFLHTIGKSPLQKKQFKVVIDFNHSSASQLLPGILTQMGCEVISLNAYVDEERGIQAVAERQQSLAQLSKIVATLEASAGFWLDPGTEGVIVVDETGKVYEGAELLPLMVGLALRSGEKGLFAVPVSAPSAIERMVQERGSAVTRTKSADRAMIEATLSSEVVLAGTMDGRFAFPKFQSAFDGMFAIAKTIELVAKGGLSISRVAAEIPQRVFLQTRVPCVWDMKGGIMRKMSEDSLDKEASFIDGIKVHFGEDWALVLPDQYLPYVHIVAEARDAKTAQKLLDEYKKKVEGWKRELQ from the coding sequence ATGAAAGCAGTCATTATGGCAGGCGGGTTCGGGACCCGCATCCAACCCCTCACGAGCAGCATCCCGAAACCGATGATCCCGCTGCTGAACCGCCCCATCATGCTCCATATCGTAGAATTGCTGAAGAAGTACGAGATCACCGATCTCGTAATGCTCCTTTACCACCAGCCGGCGGTCATCAAGAACTTTTTCCGGGACGGCACCGACTTCGGCGTCAAGATCACCTACGTCACCCCCCTCCAGGACATGGGGACCGCCGGGGCCGTCAAGTGCGCCGAGAAGTTCCTGGACGAGCGGTTCCTCGTCATCAGCGGTGACCTCCTCACCGACTTCAACCTCCAGAAGATCATCGACTCCCACGAGGACAACAAGGCCCTGGCCACCATCACCCTCACCTCGGTGAAGGACCCGCTCCAGTTCGGGGTCGTCATCACCGACAAGGAAAAGCGGATCACCCAGTTCCTGGAAAAGCCGGGGTGGGGGGAGGTGATATCAGATACCATCAACACCGGCATCTACGTCTTCGAGCCGGAAATTTTCGCCCATATCCCGGAGGAGGAGAACTACGACTTCTCCCAGGACCTCTTCCCGAAACTCCTGGAGCAGCAGAAGCCCCTCTTCGGCTACACCGCAAAGGGGTACTGGCGCGACATCGGCAACACCGACTCCTACCGTGAGGCCCATCACGACATCTTCAAGGGGAAGGTAAACGTAAAGATCGACGAGGCGAAGCAGGACCTGGTGGGGAAGGATCTGCGGCTTGGGAGCGACGTGAACCTGGACGAGCATGTCACCCTGGAGGGAACGGTGGTCGTGGGGGACAACTCCCAGGTCTTCGAGAGCGCCCACATCAAGGACACGGTTATCGGCCGCAACTGTACCATCGAGCCGGGGGTCCGCCTCAACCGCTGCGTCATCTGGGACAACGTCTACGTGAAGAAGGGGGCGAAGCTCAACGACGGCGTCCTCTGCAGCAATGTGCGGGTCGGGCACGGGGTCGTCATGGAGGAGGGGGTCATCGTGGCCGACGACACCTCCATCGGCGAGGAGGCCTACATCAAGCGGGACGTGAAGATCTGGCCCCGGAAGGTGATCGAGGCCGGGGCCACCGTCACCGGCAACCTCATCTGGGGTGAAAAGTGGAAAAAGTCCCTCTTCGAGGGGGCCATGGTCAAGGGGCTCACCAACATGGAGCTTACCCCCGAGTTCGTGGCCAAGCTGGGGTGCGCCTATGGTACCATGCTCCCCAAGGGGAGCCATATCATCTCGGGCCGCGATTCCTACCGCTCCTGCCGGATGCTGAAGCGAAGCTTTATCGGCGGGCTCCTCTCCGCCGGGATCAATGTACGGGACCTGACCATGGTGCCGATGCCGGTCTTGCGCTATAAGCTCCGCACCTTTGGCGAGGTGGGTGGAATCTACTTCCGCCAGGCCATTGACGACCCCGCTTCCACCGAGATTGTCTTCCTGGATGGCGACGGCCTCGACTTCTCCAGTTCCATGGGGAAGAACGTGGAGAGAATCTTTTTCAAGGAGAACTTCCGCCGGGCCCACCACACGGAGCCGGGGGCGTTGTCCGAGATTCCACAACAGGTGACGGATTTTTATCGTGAGGGGTTCCTCCACACCATCGGCAAGTCGCCGCTGCAGAAGAAACAGTTCAAGGTGGTGATCGACTTCAACCACTCATCGGCCAGCCAGCTCCTTCCCGGCATCCTGACCCAGATGGGGTGCGAGGTCATCAGCCTCAACGCCTACGTGGACGAGGAGCGGGGGATCCAGGCAGTGGCTGAACGGCAGCAGAGTCTCGCCCAGCTTTCCAAGATCGTTGCCACCCTGGAGGCAAGCGCCGGGTTCTGGCTCGACCCCGGCACCGAAGGGGTCATCGTGGTGGACGAGACCGGCAAGGTCTACGAGGGGGCCGAACTTCTGCCGCTCATGGTGGGGCTTGCGCTCCGCTCGGGCGAGAAGGGGCTCTTCGCGGTGCCGGTGTCGGCCCCCTCGGCCATCGAGCGGATGGTCCAGGAGCGCGGCAGTGCCGTGACCCGCACCAAGAGCGCCGACCGGGCCATGATCGAGGCCACCCTCTCCTCCGAGGTGGTCCTTGCGGGGACCATGGACGGCCGTTTTGCCTTCCCGAAGTTCCAGTCCGCCTTCGACGGCATGTTCGCCATCGCCAAGACCATCGAGCTGGTGGCCAAGGGGGGGCTCTCCATCTCCAGGGTGGCGGCGGAGATTCCGCAGCGTGTCTTCCTCCAGACCCGGGTCCCCTGCGTCTGGGACATGAAGGGGGGGATCATGCGGAAGATGAGCGAGGACAGCCTCGACAAGGAGGCGAGCTTCATCGACGGGATCAAGGTCCATTTCGGCGAGGACTGGGCACTGGTGCTCCCGGACCAGTACCTCCCCTACGTTCACATCGTGGCCGAGGCCCGGGATGCCAAGACGGCCCAGAAGCTCCTCGATGAGTACAAGAAAAAGGTCGAGGGGTGGAAACGGGAACTGCAGTGA
- a CDS encoding response regulator gives MARLLVVDDESSIRLLYSQELADDGHEVATAATAAEAVEKIKESEFDLIVLDIKLKNESGLDLLQKVVKERHNLPVILCTAFSCFKDDFSAWLADGYVVKSSDLTELKEEVKRVLVKKGK, from the coding sequence ATGGCACGACTGCTGGTGGTGGACGATGAAAGCAGCATCAGGCTGCTCTATTCCCAGGAACTGGCTGACGATGGGCACGAAGTGGCCACCGCCGCCACTGCCGCCGAGGCGGTGGAGAAGATCAAGGAGAGTGAGTTCGACCTGATCGTCCTCGATATCAAGCTCAAGAACGAGAGCGGCCTCGACCTCCTCCAGAAGGTTGTCAAGGAACGCCACAACCTGCCGGTGATCCTCTGCACCGCCTTCTCCTGTTTCAAAGATGATTTTTCCGCCTGGCTCGCCGACGGCTACGTGGTGAAGTCCAGCGACCTCACGGAGCTCAAGGAGGAGGTCAAGCGGGTTCTGGTGAAGAAAGGGAAGTGA
- a CDS encoding sensor histidine kinase, which yields MDWVCCWHRKVVEPGGCPNIGEGEEVLYTSYQRRILEKCIDCPNFRNDLQKMQESGNPLGEVVSFLLGEVREQRGKLQSMVSFLDSREREIKFLHEISLVLQTSVDLDEVLSVVMTAITAGKGFGMNRAFLLLADKERKFLRGYLGVGPLTFGEAWEIWEDIQRDDFTLKEMARDFYQTKLTSEKQKFHDVLKRMTIPLSDPNHVLVRALREKRPILVENAFQNPECDHSLVQALGVDTFLITPLISRNRRIGVIISDNCITHKQITPQDVQSLETFAFSVAFAIERASLYERLQEELLKVTAANVKLKEQQELIVRMERMALVGKITSSIAHSIRNPLMIIGGFARTLLRGAADDDPQREYLESIGQQVRQLEEVLEDILNYSDSLYPTLDIWDVNQLVSAVCRELNGRLHERRVACRLRLDTGLPPARIDYKQVAYCVRTIVNTAMEGMPEGGEIRAETRRENGWILVEISDNGVALSRESIDAMTTPFGSTEELGSGLGVAICKTIMEKHGNLFEVDTPPGGGTRYIIKLPVNREET from the coding sequence GTGGATTGGGTCTGTTGTTGGCACAGAAAAGTGGTTGAACCGGGAGGATGTCCGAATATCGGCGAGGGGGAGGAGGTTCTCTACACCTCCTACCAGCGGCGGATCCTTGAAAAGTGCATCGACTGTCCCAATTTCCGTAATGACCTGCAGAAGATGCAGGAGTCGGGAAATCCCCTGGGAGAAGTGGTTTCGTTCCTGCTCGGCGAAGTCAGGGAACAGCGGGGAAAGCTCCAGTCCATGGTCAGTTTTCTCGACAGCCGGGAACGGGAGATTAAGTTCCTCCACGAGATCAGCCTCGTTCTCCAGACCTCCGTCGACCTGGACGAAGTCCTTTCGGTGGTAATGACCGCCATCACCGCCGGCAAGGGGTTCGGCATGAACCGGGCCTTCCTCCTGCTTGCCGACAAAGAGCGGAAATTTCTCCGGGGGTACCTGGGTGTGGGCCCCCTGACCTTCGGCGAGGCGTGGGAGATATGGGAGGATATCCAGCGGGACGACTTTACCCTCAAGGAGATGGCCAGGGACTTCTACCAGACCAAGCTCACCTCCGAGAAGCAGAAGTTCCACGACGTCCTCAAGCGGATGACCATCCCCCTGTCGGACCCGAACCATGTTCTCGTCCGGGCGTTGCGGGAAAAGAGGCCGATCCTGGTGGAGAACGCCTTCCAGAACCCCGAATGTGATCACTCCCTGGTTCAGGCCCTGGGGGTGGATACCTTCCTCATCACGCCGCTCATCTCCCGCAACCGCCGGATCGGGGTGATCATCTCCGACAATTGCATCACCCACAAGCAGATCACCCCCCAGGACGTGCAATCCCTGGAGACCTTCGCCTTCTCCGTGGCCTTCGCCATCGAACGTGCCTCGCTCTACGAGCGGCTCCAGGAGGAGCTCCTCAAGGTGACGGCCGCCAACGTGAAGCTCAAGGAGCAGCAGGAGCTGATCGTCAGGATGGAGCGGATGGCGCTCGTGGGGAAGATCACCTCCAGCATCGCCCACTCCATCCGCAATCCCCTCATGATCATCGGCGGGTTTGCCCGCACGCTCCTGCGGGGGGCTGCCGATGACGACCCCCAGCGGGAGTACCTGGAGTCCATTGGCCAGCAGGTGCGCCAGTTGGAGGAAGTTCTGGAGGATATTCTCAACTACTCCGATTCCCTCTACCCGACCTTGGATATCTGGGACGTGAACCAACTGGTGAGTGCTGTCTGCCGCGAGTTGAACGGCCGGCTCCACGAGCGGCGGGTGGCTTGCCGCCTCCGGCTCGACACAGGCCTGCCGCCGGCCCGCATTGATTACAAGCAGGTGGCTTACTGTGTCAGAACCATCGTCAATACGGCCATGGAAGGTATGCCGGAGGGGGGGGAGATCAGGGCCGAAACCCGTCGGGAAAACGGCTGGATCCTTGTGGAAATATCGGACAACGGCGTCGCCTTGAGCCGGGAAAGCATCGATGCCATGACAACCCCCTTCGGCTCCACCGAGGAACTCGGTTCCGGCCTCGGCGTGGCCATCTGCAAGACGATTATGGAGAAGCACGGCAACCTCTTCGAGGTTGATACCCCGCCTGGCGGGGGAACCCGGTATATCATCAAACTACCCGTGAACAGGGAGGAGACGTAA
- the pcnB gene encoding polynucleotide adenylyltransferase PcnB, producing the protein MKTPMNSEPVIIPRPDHPISRSQVSPNALRVLYRLKDNGCIAYLVGGCVRDLLLGREPKDFDVATNATPNQVKRLFRNCRLVGRRFRLAHIHYQDEIIEVATFRALAPEEPEDTAPAPVSPENVPGEGERPRLPRHVVSDEGMVLRDNVFGTPEEDAVRRDFTVNALAYNIADFSIIDYANGMEDLRRGVIRTIGDPLVRFTEDPVRMLRAVRFAATLGFTVEDATWQAIRELAPAITRATAPRLYEEVLKLFLSGEGERVYQLLRQAGLFSHLFPRFSAWLDREIDGFPHSQVGKALEWADDQVGGGEPVSPPLLLALMFGEYVEERAAELADAGMPVPDAVNAAMAGFLGEQAPIIAIPQRIALAVREILLIQHRLRKIPGKRPQGVLARSCFAEALAYLRCRCAVTGEGGKILAWWERYARESVMPPVEPATGGGEAPPKRRRRRGKRRKPPAA; encoded by the coding sequence ATGAAAACCCCTATGAACAGCGAACCAGTCATCATCCCCCGCCCCGATCATCCCATCTCCCGCTCCCAAGTGAGCCCCAACGCACTCCGGGTTCTCTACCGTCTCAAGGATAACGGCTGCATTGCCTACCTCGTGGGAGGATGCGTCCGCGACCTCCTGCTGGGACGCGAACCCAAGGATTTCGATGTGGCCACCAACGCCACCCCAAACCAGGTGAAGCGGCTGTTCCGCAACTGCCGTCTGGTGGGGCGCAGGTTCCGGCTCGCCCACATCCATTACCAGGACGAGATTATCGAGGTTGCCACTTTCCGGGCCCTGGCGCCGGAGGAGCCCGAAGATACCGCGCCTGCTCCGGTCTCCCCGGAGAACGTGCCCGGCGAGGGGGAGCGCCCCCGGCTGCCCCGCCATGTGGTGAGCGACGAGGGAATGGTGCTGCGGGACAACGTCTTCGGGACCCCTGAAGAGGACGCCGTGCGGCGGGACTTCACCGTGAACGCCCTGGCTTACAACATCGCGGATTTTTCCATCATCGACTATGCGAATGGCATGGAAGACCTGCGGCGGGGGGTGATCCGGACCATCGGCGATCCCCTTGTCCGCTTCACGGAAGACCCCGTCCGGATGCTGAGGGCGGTGCGCTTTGCCGCCACCCTGGGTTTCACCGTGGAGGATGCCACCTGGCAGGCAATCCGGGAGCTGGCCCCCGCCATCACCCGGGCCACGGCCCCCCGACTCTACGAGGAGGTGCTGAAGCTCTTCCTCTCGGGTGAAGGGGAGCGGGTCTACCAGCTGCTCCGCCAGGCAGGGCTTTTCAGTCATCTCTTTCCCCGTTTCAGCGCCTGGCTCGACCGGGAGATCGACGGTTTTCCCCATTCCCAGGTCGGCAAGGCCCTGGAGTGGGCGGACGATCAGGTGGGGGGCGGAGAGCCGGTCTCGCCCCCCCTCCTTCTCGCCCTCATGTTCGGCGAGTACGTGGAGGAACGGGCCGCGGAGTTGGCTGATGCGGGGATGCCGGTGCCGGACGCGGTCAACGCGGCAATGGCCGGCTTTCTTGGCGAGCAGGCGCCGATCATTGCCATTCCCCAGCGGATCGCGCTCGCTGTGCGGGAGATTCTGCTGATTCAGCACCGTCTCCGGAAGATACCGGGGAAGCGGCCTCAGGGGGTACTTGCCCGATCCTGCTTTGCCGAGGCCCTGGCCTACCTCCGTTGCCGGTGCGCGGTGACGGGGGAGGGTGGGAAAATTCTCGCCTGGTGGGAGCGCTACGCCCGGGAAAGCGTCATGCCGCCGGTGGAGCCGGCGACCGGCGGAGGAGAAGCTCCCCCGAAACGCCGGCGGCGCCGGGGGAAAAGGCGGAAGCCTCCTGCCGCGTGA
- a CDS encoding IS4-like element ISGme2 family transposase encodes MHTGPTVFKQLLQFLPRYEFNLCVRRHRGEYREKKFSTYDQFLCLAYAQMAGRESLRDIETCLNSHQEKLYHIGFRGDVSRTTLADANERRDWRIFQDFGHVLIGIAQQLYQADAIAVELTQPLYAFDSTTIDLCLTLFPWAEFRKTKAAVKMHTLIDLRGPIPTWVTITTGKVHDVRMLDHLPVAKDAIYTMDRGYVDFARLHSIHKQGAFFVVRAKDNLKCQRLYSHPKDKESGVRADQIITLVTQKSKKGYPEKLRRVSYVDKERNKRLVFLTNNFEIPAATVAAIYKQRWQVELFFKWIKQHLRIKSFIGTSVNAVKSQIWVALCIYLLVAITKKKLGVPCSLYTFLQILEVNLFEKKPISSLVAEALKRNADYPERNQLNLFNY; translated from the coding sequence ATGCACACCGGTCCGACCGTTTTCAAACAACTTCTGCAGTTTCTGCCCCGGTACGAATTCAATCTCTGCGTTCGCCGACACCGTGGCGAGTATCGGGAGAAGAAGTTCTCGACCTATGACCAGTTCCTCTGCCTGGCTTATGCCCAGATGGCTGGCCGTGAGAGCTTGCGGGATATCGAGACCTGCCTGAACTCCCACCAGGAGAAGCTGTACCACATCGGCTTTCGTGGTGATGTCTCCCGCACGACCCTTGCCGACGCGAACGAGCGCAGGGACTGGCGTATCTTCCAAGACTTCGGTCATGTACTGATCGGCATAGCTCAGCAGCTGTACCAGGCTGATGCCATCGCCGTTGAGCTTACGCAACCGCTCTACGCCTTTGACTCGACCACTATCGACCTGTGCCTTACGCTGTTCCCATGGGCCGAGTTCCGCAAAACCAAGGCGGCGGTCAAGATGCATACGCTCATTGATCTGCGTGGTCCCATTCCAACCTGGGTCACTATTACCACTGGCAAGGTCCACGATGTCAGGATGCTGGACCATCTGCCGGTTGCAAAGGATGCCATTTACACGATGGACAGAGGGTATGTCGATTTTGCCCGGCTCCACTCCATCCACAAGCAGGGAGCATTCTTCGTAGTTCGGGCAAAGGACAACCTGAAATGCCAGCGGTTATATTCCCATCCGAAGGACAAGGAATCAGGTGTACGGGCAGACCAGATTATCACCCTGGTGACGCAGAAGTCGAAAAAGGGGTATCCGGAGAAACTGCGCCGGGTCAGCTATGTTGACAAAGAACGGAACAAGCGACTCGTATTTCTCACGAACAACTTCGAGATTCCGGCAGCGACGGTGGCTGCGATTTACAAGCAGCGCTGGCAGGTGGAGCTGTTTTTCAAATGGATCAAACAGCACCTGCGGATCAAGTCGTTCATCGGAACGTCAGTCAATGCCGTGAAGAGCCAGATATGGGTTGCCTTGTGCATCTATCTGCTGGTGGCGATCACGAAAAAGAAGTTGGGGGTTCCGTGTTCGCTCTACACTTTTCTACAGATTCTGGAGGTCAACTTGTTCGAGAAAAAGCCCATTTCATCGCTGGTTGCGGAGGCTCTCAAGCGAAATGCTGATTATCCTGAGCGCAACCAACTGAACTTATTCAACTATTAA
- a CDS encoding nitrous oxide-stimulated promoter family protein codes for METFSNKQLKDVKVLVDFVRVYCHACHDRSLRAPFDLPPELQRRYSRGVELCPECAALLAHGIQKRRKCPLDPKPSCKSCRIHCYSKEYRAKIREVMGFSGKRMIMRGRLDYLLHFLF; via the coding sequence ATGGAAACGTTCTCAAACAAACAATTGAAGGATGTGAAGGTACTCGTCGACTTTGTCAGGGTCTACTGTCACGCCTGCCACGACCGTTCCCTCCGCGCCCCCTTTGACCTGCCTCCGGAGCTGCAGCGCCGCTACTCCAGGGGAGTGGAGCTCTGCCCCGAATGCGCCGCCCTCCTTGCCCACGGCATCCAGAAACGCCGCAAGTGCCCCCTGGACCCGAAGCCCTCATGCAAGAGCTGCCGCATCCACTGCTACAGCAAGGAGTACCGGGCAAAGATCCGGGAGGTCATGGGCTTTTCGGGGAAACGGATGATCATGCGGGGCCGACTCGATTACCTCCTGCATTTCCTTTTCTGA
- a CDS encoding ATP-binding protein: MIRKIVQIDEEKCNGCGLCVPACAEGAIKIVNGKAVLAADNLCDGLGACLGDCPQDAIRIIEREADEFDEAAVDEHLKGTGPQPHGHHAGGCPGSRAMAFAPSHPAGEQSAGGKIASRLRQWPVQLHLVPTTAPYFQDADLLIAADCVAFAHGDFHREFLEGKALVMGCPKLDDNNAYLQKLTELFRVSSIRSITVLRMEVPCCGGIVMAARQALTASGKNIPFREVTIGIQGDVKG; the protein is encoded by the coding sequence ATGATCAGGAAAATCGTACAGATCGACGAAGAGAAGTGCAACGGCTGCGGCCTCTGCGTCCCCGCCTGCGCCGAGGGGGCCATCAAAATCGTGAACGGTAAGGCGGTCCTTGCCGCCGACAACCTCTGCGACGGACTCGGGGCCTGCCTCGGGGACTGCCCCCAGGACGCCATCCGGATCATTGAGCGGGAAGCGGACGAATTCGACGAGGCTGCGGTGGACGAGCACCTGAAGGGGACGGGCCCGCAGCCCCACGGGCACCATGCCGGCGGCTGTCCCGGCTCCCGGGCCATGGCTTTTGCTCCCTCCCACCCCGCCGGCGAACAATCCGCAGGGGGGAAGATCGCCAGCCGGCTGCGCCAGTGGCCCGTGCAGCTCCACCTGGTCCCCACCACGGCCCCCTACTTCCAGGACGCCGACCTCCTCATCGCCGCCGACTGCGTCGCCTTCGCCCATGGCGACTTCCACCGGGAATTCCTGGAGGGGAAAGCCCTCGTCATGGGCTGCCCCAAGCTGGATGACAACAACGCCTATCTCCAGAAGCTGACCGAGCTCTTCCGGGTCTCCTCCATCAGGAGCATCACGGTCCTGCGGATGGAAGTCCCCTGCTGCGGCGGCATCGTCATGGCGGCCCGACAGGCCCTGACCGCCAGCGGAAAAAATATCCCCTTCCGGGAGGTGACCATCGGCATCCAGGGGGATGTAAAGGGATAA
- a CDS encoding peroxiredoxin — MCTLVTKEAPDFAADAVLPDNTFATIKLSSFRGKYVILFFYPLDFTFVCPSEILAFNKKLDQFKAKNCEVIGVSVDSKFTHLAWKNTKVEDGGIGNIQYPLVSDLKKEIATQFGVLFENGGVALRGLFLIDTKGIVRHAVINDLPLGRSVDEALRMLDALQFVETHGDQVCPANWREGDEAMKPTAAGVADYLAKHAAG; from the coding sequence ATGTGTACCCTCGTCACCAAAGAGGCCCCTGATTTCGCAGCCGACGCTGTCCTGCCCGACAACACCTTCGCCACCATCAAGCTGTCGAGCTTTCGTGGGAAATACGTGATCCTCTTCTTCTATCCCCTGGACTTCACCTTTGTCTGCCCCTCGGAAATCCTCGCCTTCAACAAAAAGCTGGACCAGTTCAAGGCCAAAAACTGCGAGGTCATCGGCGTCTCCGTGGATTCGAAGTTCACCCACCTGGCCTGGAAAAACACGAAGGTGGAAGATGGCGGCATCGGCAACATCCAGTACCCCCTGGTGTCAGACCTGAAGAAGGAGATCGCCACCCAGTTCGGCGTTCTCTTCGAGAACGGCGGCGTCGCCCTTCGGGGACTCTTTCTCATCGATACCAAGGGGATCGTCCGCCACGCTGTCATCAACGACCTCCCCTTGGGTCGGAGCGTTGACGAGGCCCTGCGGATGCTGGACGCCCTCCAGTTCGTGGAAACCCACGGCGACCAGGTCTGCCCTGCCAACTGGCGGGAGGGTGACGAGGCCATGAAGCCCACGGCCGCCGGCGTTGCCGACTACCTGGCGAAGCATGCCGCAGGGTAG